From the Carya illinoinensis cultivar Pawnee chromosome 4, C.illinoinensisPawnee_v1, whole genome shotgun sequence genome, one window contains:
- the LOC122307428 gene encoding uncharacterized protein LOC122307428 — protein MLDHQLRFTGKPLYSVSPTHQIHSSHDSAGDTEFDFWLGSTDMEIQAQTSLVEEGFEAYSPALWERIASRNIDYESSPLLPHNHHSSKLSSTSRKKAIAEGRRQLMEMVQDMPESCFELSLKDILDEQHISGVQEVIIEKSGFHLDTEPQMKRQNKKKNKGITKASRVSTIRSMDNKTFLLNMFFPTSLALKMKSKAGNCSEVSPSPSFEDSKHHIYKDWWMKRFLQGASNKRNIGNSMGGSTRSSNSRLDDAKIIPGCWSFHTKKNKTKRRRGCIF, from the exons ATGCTTGATCACCAGCTAAGATTCACCGGTAAACCACTCTATTCTGTGAGCCCTACCCACCAAATCCATAGCAGTCATGACAGTGCAGGAGATACAGAATTCGACTTCTGGCTAGGTAGCACTGACATGGAGATTCAAGCTCAAACAAGCCTTGTTGAAGAAGGTTTTGAAGCTTACTCACCAGCTTTATGGGAAAGAATCGCATCAAGAAATATTGATTATGAATCTTCCCCTTTGCTCCCCCACAACCATCATTCTAGTAAACTTTCCTCTACGTCAAGGAAAAAAGCAATTGCAGAAGGTAGGAGGCAGCTTATGGAAATGGTTCAAGACATGCCCGAGTCTTGTTTCGAGCTCTCTCTGAAAGATATTCTCGATGAGCAGCATATCTCTGGAGTTCAAGAGGTGATCATTGAAAAGAGTGGATTTCATCTTGACACTGAACCTCAGATGAAGaggcaaaataaaaagaaaaataaaggcaTTACTAAGGCAAGTCGGGTGTCGACGATCAGAAGTATGGACAACAAAACTTTCCTTCTTAACATGTTCTTCCCAACCTCTTTAGCTTTGAAGATGAAATCAAAGGCAGGCAACTGCTCAGAAGTTTCTCCAAGTCCATCTTTTGAGGATAGCAAGCATCATATTTACAAGGATTGGTGGATGAAAAGGTTTTTGCAAGGAGCAtccaataaaagaaatataggGAATAGCATGGGTGGAAGCACTAGGAGCAGCAACAGCAG GCTTGATGATGCCAAAATCATACCTGGTTGCTGGTCCTTCCACACCAAGAAAAACAAGACTAAGAGACGGAGAGGATGCATCTTCTAA
- the LOC122307427 gene encoding ABC transporter G family member 5-like translates to MSWEYWLAVQKVELEKTSVVKRERASSMKKQGCEIEAIGISYKIQTQCRQNPFKIFSKEPHEQNHQGIYQEPEEQGKVEEPCPRACQVLKGVNCRAKPWEIMAIAGPSGAGKSSLLEILAGKVAPQSGSIFLNQKPIDKAQFKKISGYVTQKDTLFPLLTVEETLMFSAKLRLRLPAAELSSRVKSLIQELGLNRVAGARVGDDRVRGISGGERRRVSIGMDVVNDPKVLILDEPTSGLDSTSAVQIIDMLKTMAETRGRTIILSIHQPGFHIVKLFNSILLLANGCVLHHGTLDQLGLNLRLMGLELPLHVNVVEFAIESIKIIQQQQKSRHFRQKMLPQWTSTMEQKKGDNEGESRSGKFTLQQLFQQSKVIDHEDITYEEIDFSPDFANSRLRETIILTHRFSKNIFRSKELFTCRTIQMLVSGLVLGSIFYNLKDDLVGAQERVGLFAFILTFLLSCTTEALPIFLQEREILMREISSGSYRISSYAIANGLVYLPFLLILSIIFTIPLYWLVGLNPNFMAFLHFLLLIWLILYTANSVVVCFSALVPNFIVGNSVISGVMGSFFLFSGYFISKHGIPSYWIFMHYISLFKYPFEGFLINEFSSNSGKCLEYMFGSCVVRGEDVLREEGFGEESRWRNVMVMVCFILVYRFISYVILRCRCSQRGLKDALVSRIW, encoded by the coding sequence atgagtTGGGAGTACTGGTTAGCGGTACAGAAAGTTGAGCTAGAGAAGACAAGTGTGGTGAAGAGAGAGCGAGCTTCCTCAATGAAGAAACAAGGGTGTGAGATTGAAGCAATAGGCATCAGCTACAAGATTCAAACACAATGTAGACAGAACCCTTTTAAGATCTTTAGCAAAGAGCCACATGAACAGAATCATCAAGGCATTTATCAAGAACCAGAAGAACAAGGCAAGGTTGAAGAGCCATGCCCCAGAGCCTGCCAAGTTCTTAAGGGCGTGAACTGCAGGGCAAAACCATGGGAGATTATGGCCATTGCTGGCCCAAGTGGAGCAGGAAAGTCATCCCTACTAGAAATCTTGGCAGGGAAAGTCGCACCACAAAGTGGTTCCATTTTTCTGAACCAAAAGCCCATAGACAAAGCTCAGTTCAAGAAAATATCAGGGTATGTAACTCAAAAGGACACCCTCTTTCCTCTACTTACAGTGGAAGAAACCTTAATGTTTAGCGCAAAGCTACGGTTGAGGCTTCCAGCAGCTGAGCTGAGCTCCAGGGTGAAGTCATTGATTCAGGAGCTAGGCTTGAATCGTGTAGCCGGAGCTCGTGTTGGAGACGACCGGGTTCGGGGGATATCCGGTGGAGAAAGGCGTCGGGTTTCAATTGGTATGGATGTGGTAAATGACCCCAAAGTGCTGATTCTCGATGAACCAACTTCAGGGCTGGATAGTACATCAGCGGTTCAAATCATTGACATGCTTAAGACCATGGCTGAAACACGGGGTAGAACCATAATTCTCAGTATCCACCAACCTGGTTTCCACATTGTAAAGTTGTTCAATTCAATTTTGTTATTAGCAAATGGCTGTGTCTTGCACCATGGCACGCTGGATCAGCTTGGCTTGAACTTAAGACTGATGGGATTAGAGCTTCCTCTTCATGTCAATGTCGTTGAATTCGCTATTGAATCCATCAAAATCATTCAACAGCAGCaaaaatctcgccattttcgCCAAAAAATGCTACCACAGTGGACATCAACTATGGAACAGAAGAAAGGAGATAATGAAGGCGAGAGTAGAAGTGGTAAGTTCACACTGCAACAGCTCTTTCAACAATCCAAGGTTATTGATCATGAAGATATCACCTATGAAGAAATCGATTTCTCTCCCGACTTTGCAAATTCTAGACTGCGAGAAACCATAATTCTCACTCATAGGTTCTCCAAGAACATCTTTCGGTCAAAGGAGCTCTTTACTTGCCGGACGATTCAAATGCTGGTCTCTGGACTTGTCCTTGGCTCGATCTTTTATAATCTCAAAGATGATCTAGTTGGAGCCCAAGAAAGGGTTGGTCTATTTGCATTCATTTTGACATTTTTGTTATCATGCACTACAGAAGCTCTGCCAATCTTTCTGCAAGAGAGGGAGATTCTTATGAGGGAGATATCTTCTGGAAGCTACAGAATCTCAtcctatgccatagccaacggACTAGTTTACTTACCATTTCTGCTCATCCTATCCATTATTTTCACAATACCCTTGTACTGGCTGGTTGGACTCAATCCGAATTTCATGgcctttttgcacttcttgtTGTTAATTTGGCTAATTCTGTACACAGCGAATTCTGTTGTGGTGTGTTTCAGTGCTCTGGTGCCTAATTTCATCGTCGGGAATTCTGTGATTTCCGGTGTTATGGGGTCCTTCTTTTTATTCTCTGGTTACTTTATATCAAAGCATGGGATTCCAAGCTATTGGATTTTCATGCATTACATATCGTTGTTCAAGTATCCCTTTGAAGGGTTTTTAATAAACGAGTTCTCCTCTAACTCAGGGAAGTGCTTGGAGTACATGTTTGGGTCGTGTGTGGTTAGGGGAGAAGATGTGCTAAGGGAAGAAGGCTTTGGGGAGGAAAGTAGGTGGAGAAATGTGATGGTTATGGTGTGCTTTATATTGGTTTACAGGTTTATTTCTTATGTAATCCTTAGATGTAGATGCTCCCAGAGAGGGCTCAAGGATGCCCTTGTCTCAAGAATATGGTGA
- the LOC122307139 gene encoding NAC domain-containing protein 104-like — protein MGDDMISINQLPPGFRFCPTDEELVLHFLFQKASLLLIPCHPSIIPDLDLCLQYDPWDFNGKTFSSGGIFYFFSRVTENRVTKNGYWKDLDVDEIVLTSGGKKVGIKRYFVFCVGHAPAGFETSWRMQEYHLYNYGDCGKWVLCRVHEREQGNFGDHNYMSDNEDNRTELSSPDEICLAIMDDDLDERNFA, from the exons ATGGGAGACGACATGATCAGCATCAACCAGCTTCCTCCTGGTTTTCGATTCTGCCCAACCGATGAAGAACTTGTCCTTCACTTTCTCTTTCAAAAGGCTTCACTCTTATTAATACCATGCCATCCCAGCATTATTCCGGATCTCGATCTTTGTCTGCAATATGATCCTTGGGACTTCAATG GTAAGACATTTTCCAGTGGAGGGATATTCTACTTCTTCAGCAGGGTGACAGAAAATCGAGTCACTAAGAATGGGTATTGGAAGGATTTAGATGTTGATGAAATTGTACTCACAAGTGGTGGAAAGAAAGTGGGAATCAAAAGATACTTTGTTTTCTGCGTTGGACATGCTCCAGCCGGCTTTGAAACGTCTTGGAGAATGCAAGAATATCATCTTTATAACTACGGG GATTGTGGTAAATGGGTTTTGTGCCGAGTTCATGAGAGGGAACAGGGCAATTTTGGAGATCACAACTACATGAGCGACAACGAAGATAATAGAACAGAACTTTCAAGCCCAGATGAAATCTGTCTAGCGATCATGGATGATGATCTTGATGAAAGAAATTTTGCCTAA
- the LOC122307140 gene encoding uncharacterized protein LOC122307140, which produces MGVSKAPISHLLLPTCSSSPRNSSIPNSNANPLKPISKTPLPNRRLFLLSLPLPTLLFPLFDGVVYTNKIQSSSCYALASFDPVSPVEREASSVISRRVSEAVELLDKGRELQAKGDFNQALLYFTQVVEQYKDFAFSDYARMGRALALYEVGDRQEAIAEMEDVSISLKGYPEVHAALAAALYVDKHAPLLAENQFTIATLLDPHYTDVSYVKETKHWPPSLVISLQHFISLS; this is translated from the exons ATGGGTGTTTCTAAGGCACCCATatcccatcttcttcttcctaccTGTTCTTCTTCACCTCGAAATTCCAGCATCCCCAACTCAAACGCAAACCCCCTCAAACCCATCTCCAAAACCCCATTACCCAACAGGCGTTTgttccttctctctcttcccctacCTACTCTCCTCTTTCCTCTGTTTGATGGCGTTGTTTATACGAACAAAATTCAATCCAGTTCTTGTTATGCGCTTGCCAGCTTCGACCCGGTGAGTCCTGTCGAAAGAGAAGCAAGTTCCGTGATTTCTCGCAGAGTATCGGAAGCCGTTGAGCTTTTGGACAAAGGGAGGGAGCTACAGGCTAAGGGTGACTTTAACCAAGCTCTTTTATATTTCACTCAG GTCGTTGAACAATACAAAGACTTTGCCTTTTCGGACTATGCAAGAATGGGGAGAGCATTGGCCTTGTATGAGGTTGGTGACAGACAGGAGGCAATTGCAGAGATGGAGGATGTATCCATATCTCTTAAGGGATATCCAG AAGTCCATGCAGCTCTAGCAGCAGCCTTATATGTGGACAAGCATGCTCCATTGCTAGCTGAAAATCAATTCACCATTGCAACTCTACTTGATCCTCACTATACAGACGTTTCATATGTAAAAGAAACAAAGCATTGGCCTCCAAGTTTGGTGATTTCTTTGCAACACTTCATCAGTCTTTCATAG
- the LOC122307141 gene encoding ras-related protein RABC1-like isoform X1 has product MDSALNHPEFDYLFKLLMIGDSGVGKSSLLLSFTSDTFEDLSPTIGVDFKVKYLNIGGKKLKLAIWDTAGQERFRTLTSSYYRGAQGIIMVYDVTRKETFTNLSEVWAKEIDLYSTNQDCIKMLVGNKLDKESDRVVTKKEGINFARECGCLFIECSAKTRVNVQQCFEELVLKILDTPSLLAEGSKGTKRNIFKEKPPQSDASTSGCC; this is encoded by the exons ATGGACTCAGCTTTGAATCACCCCGAGTTTGATTACTTATTCAAGTTGTTGATGATTGGGGACTCTGGCGTTGGGAAGAGTAGCCTACTTTTGAGTTTTACATCTGATACCTTTGAAGATCTATCGCCTACTATAG GTGTCGATTTCAAGGTGAAATACCTCAACATTGGTGGCAAAAAGCTGAAGCTTGCAATCTGGGATACAG CTGGTCAGGAGAGATTCAGAACATTGACAAGTTCATACTACCGAGGTGCACAAGGGATCATTATGG TTTATGATGTAACAAGGAAAGAAACATTTACAAACCTCTCTGAGGTGTGGGCCAAGGAAATAGACCTCTACTCAACAAATCAAGACTGCATCAAGATGCTTGTTGGAAACAAGCTTGATAAG GAAAGTGATAGGGTCGTAACAAAGAAAGAAGGAATCAACTTTGCTAGGGAATGTGGATGTCTATTTATCGAATGCAGTGCTAAAACTCGAGTGAATGTGCAGCAGTGCTTTGAAGAGCTTGTTTTAAAG ATATTGGACACACCTAGCTTGCTAGCTGAAGGCTCTAAAGGGACTAAAAGGAACATCTTTAAAGAGAAGCCGCCACAGTCTGATGCATCCACAAGCGGTTGTTGCTGA
- the LOC122307141 gene encoding ras-related protein RABC1-like isoform X2 has translation MDSALNHPEFDYLFKLLMIGDSGVGKSSLLLSFTSDTFEDLSPTIGVDFKVKYLNIGGKKLKLAIWDTAGQERFRTLTSSYYRGAQGIIMVYDVTRKETFTNLSEVWAKEIDLYSTNQDCIKMLVGNKLDKVFVEGFTDSSVLYHLNFFCDDSFFLCTLVYRWIFKIRYDRKTSQWILNYISPIKKGCKVRERVKRLVENLLADILG, from the exons ATGGACTCAGCTTTGAATCACCCCGAGTTTGATTACTTATTCAAGTTGTTGATGATTGGGGACTCTGGCGTTGGGAAGAGTAGCCTACTTTTGAGTTTTACATCTGATACCTTTGAAGATCTATCGCCTACTATAG GTGTCGATTTCAAGGTGAAATACCTCAACATTGGTGGCAAAAAGCTGAAGCTTGCAATCTGGGATACAG CTGGTCAGGAGAGATTCAGAACATTGACAAGTTCATACTACCGAGGTGCACAAGGGATCATTATGG TTTATGATGTAACAAGGAAAGAAACATTTACAAACCTCTCTGAGGTGTGGGCCAAGGAAATAGACCTCTACTCAACAAATCAAGACTGCATCAAGATGCTTGTTGGAAACAAGCTTGATAAGGTATTCGTGGAGGGATTTACAGATTCAAGTGTTCTTTATCATCTTAATTTCTTTTGCGATGATTCTTTCTTTCTCTGTACATTAGTCTATCGATGGATATTCAAAATTAG atatgacAGGAAAACTAGCCAGTGGATTTTAAATTATATCTCCCCAATAAAGAAGGGATGTAAGGTGAGAGAAAGGGTAAAGAGATTAGTTGAGAACTTGTTGGCTGATATACTGGGATAA